The Natronosporangium hydrolyticum nucleotide sequence GGACCCGCGGCTGCGGGAACGCTGCTACGGCGACTGGGAAGGGTTGACCATGACCGAGATCGCGACCCAGTTCCCGGAGGCGCACGCCCGCAAGCGCGCCGGCGAGCACGACCTGGGGCACGGCATCGAGCCGCCGGCCGATGTAATGAAGCGGGTCGGTGAGGCGTTGCGGGCCGCCGCGGACGCGGCCGAGGGACAGACCACGGTGGTGGTCACCCACGGCGGTTCTGCCCGCTACGGCATGTTCGACCTGCTCGGCTGGCCGATTGAGCAGCTCGGATCGATCGAGATCCTCGGTAACTGCCACTACACCGAGCTACACCGGGACCGGGTGCGTGGCTGGATGCTGCGGGCGCACAACGTCGGCCTGGTCAAGGGCGGCAGCCCCGGGTACGAATAACCGACCCGGCCTCGGGCGGAACCGGCCGGCCGCGCTTTACGTCAGATCGGGTATGCGTACTCGAAGCGTGCTGACACTGGCCGCCGGGTTGACGGCGCTGCTGCTCGCGGCGTGCGCCGACGACCCGGTCGACGAGCCCGAACCACCAACGA carries:
- a CDS encoding histidine phosphatase family protein; translation: MTTLILWRHGNTEWNAEHRIQGHTDAPLSALGHEQAARVAPLLARRTPAAIVSSDLSRAADTAMPLSQLTGAAVRPDPRLRERCYGDWEGLTMTEIATQFPEAHARKRAGEHDLGHGIEPPADVMKRVGEALRAAADAAEGQTTVVVTHGGSARYGMFDLLGWPIEQLGSIEILGNCHYTELHRDRVRGWMLRAHNVGLVKGGSPGYE